The Xenopus tropicalis strain Nigerian chromosome 7, UCB_Xtro_10.0, whole genome shotgun sequence genome includes a region encoding these proteins:
- the ddost gene encoding dolichyl-diphosphooligosaccharide--protein glycosyltransferase 48 kDa subunit precursor, with translation MASLRVSVLLVAASCLLLGSGLRAGPRTLVLLENINLRETHSLFFRSLSDRGFDLSFRTADDPSLSLIKYGEFLYDNLIIFSPSVEDFGGNINIETISSFIDGGGSVLVAASSDIGDPLRELGSECGIEFDEDKTAVIDHHNYDISDPGQHSLIVADSESLLKAPTIVGKAPLNPILFRGVGMVADPDNPLVLDILTGSSTSYSFFPDKPITQYPHAVGKNTLLIAGLQARNNARVVFSGSMDFFSDAFFNSAVQKAAGGSNRYAKTGNYELAVALSRWVFKEEGVLRVGQVSHHRVGESSPPSAYTVTDLVEYSIVIEQLSNGKWVPFDGDDIQLEFVRIDPFVRTFLKKNGGKYSVQFKLPDVYGVFQFKVDYNRLGYTHLYSTTQVSVRPLQHTQYERFIPSAYPYYASAFSVMFGLFIFSIVFLHMKEKEKSD, from the exons ATGGCTTCTCTCCGTGTGTCTGTGCTGCTTGTGGCCGCCTCATGCCTCCTGCTGGGGTCTGGGCTCCGGGCCGGGCCCCGCACTCTCGTCCTGCTGGAGAACATCAACCTACGGGAGACGCACTCTCTCTTCTTCCGCAGTCTCTCTG ACAGAGGATTTGACCTTTCCTTTCGAACAGCCGATGATCCAAGCCTGTCCCTGATCAAGTATGGAGAGTTCTTGTACGACAATCTGATCATCTTCTCCCCCTCTGTCGAAG ATTTTGGTGGAAACATCAACATTGAGACTATCAGCTCATTTATCGACGGAGGCGGCAGTGTGCTGGTTGCAGCAAGCTCAGATATCG GGGACCCCCTGCGGGAGCTGGGCAGCGAATGTGGCATTGAGTTTGATGAAGACAAAACAGCTGTGATTGACCACCATAACTATGATATCTCCGACCCGGGCCAG CACTCACTTATTGTGGCCGACTCTGAGAGCCTTCTGAAAGCTCCAACCATTGTGGGAAAGGCTCCTCTGAACCCCATTCTCTTCAGGGGTGTTGG CATGGTGGCCGATCCGGACAATCCTCTGGTACTGGACATTCTGACTGGCTCTTCCACCTCCTACTCCTTTTTCCCGGATAAGCCAATCACACAG TACCCACACGCTGTAGGGAAGAACACGCTCCTGATCGCAGGGCTACAGGCCAGAAATAACGCCCGTGTCGTGTTCAGCGGCTCCATGGATTTCTTCAGTGACGCCTTCTTTAACTCCGCCGTACAGAAAGCCGCCGGGGGCTCCAACCG GTATGCCAAAACTGGCAACTACGAGCTGGCCGTGGCCCTGTCTCGCTGGGTGTTTAAGGAAGAGGGCGTCCTGAGAGTCGGGCAAGTCTCCCATCACCGCGTAGGGGAATCCTCTCCTCCAAGCGCCTACACTGTCACTGACCTTGTG GAATACAGCATCGTGATTGAACAGCTGTCCAATGGAAAGTGGGTGCCGTTTGATGGGGACGATATCCAGCTGGAGTTTGTCCGTATTGATCCATTTGTTAGGACCTTCTTAAAGAAGAATG GAGGGAAGTACAGTGTCCAGTTCAAGCTCCCGGATGTTTATGGTGTGTTCCAGTTCAAGGTGGATTATAACAGGTTGGGGTATACACACCTGTACTCTACCACACAG GTGTCGGTGCGCCCCCTGCAGCACACCCAGTACGAGCGCTTCATCCCCTCGGCCTACCCGTACTACGCCAGCGCCTTCTCCGTCATGTTCGGACTCTTTATATTCAGCATCGTCTTCCTACACATGAAGGAGAAAGAGAAATCTGACTAA